In Plutella xylostella chromosome 27, ilPluXylo3.1, whole genome shotgun sequence, one genomic interval encodes:
- the LOC105387780 gene encoding microtubule-associated serine/threonine-protein kinase 3 isoform X3: MDRRCSQSVRTLVFDDSDSDLPKNGQKKELSSSLGPSSLGQSIEEDGPGASRGSLLRMRRSALGKSAPTLSMHAQKEQCVVSRRPSRLPPPPPHHRLSLVVGGGRCSSPGTGPLSPADGPRWPHAHHAHPLHHALLSSSVKRGKELDGRRWSVASLPSSGYGTTPGSSSLSSQCSSQERLLAAQAVCEPRGCPHCQQHQNSLNGSQGSGMNNWASLSDSGGSGPRAPSPRSPARRLRSRSLSSPSRSPGGATAAGGGEGDAVTAMSALFAHRFPQAQRAMDDKLRALIEELTELDKKPDRPPIERFVQRQVLEMARDCLHKSESKQVTSSYFYDMADSLDRLLAETREKSAEAGNHVAPLVLRLVLAMARPARLLECLEFDPERFYRLLEAAEGHARHTQGLTTDIPQYIIHKLGLSRDPLAELNAPPPPPPPQNFSPSKTKGRHSPPGGAGGAPPSENDYHVIKLISNGAYGAVYLVKHKQTRQRYAMKKISKNNLMLRNQVEQAFAERDILSFADNPFVVTMYCSFETKRHLCLIMEFVEGGDCATLLRAGPLPPDMARHYFAEAVLAVEYLHSYGIVHRDLKPDNLLITATGHIKLTDFGLSKMGLMSLATNLYEEYADREARQFSDKQVCGTPEYIAPEVILRQGYGKPVDWWSMGIILYEFLVGCVPFFGDTPEELFAHTVNDDIEWPSEDDFPIAVEARTIITELLARNPRDRLGTGGTHQVKEHLYFCGLDWNNLLRRKAEFIPQLENDEDTSYFDSRCDRYNHSEVETDEAGGSEGTTDEGAVFAAFSSTSPQWRRQRHSALLQSEKSTDSWPGTPDSAGPPTTPTAPLHHHPKCPVIGASTATSTAESSQTDSDDVSPGARRRPPPRAVAHLETSHSLTEKTTADKKKEPSTTVSTIDRIDKIDRVDKIERVDKIDRVDSRSKMPPLVKSLRRSASTSGLSLVIHPADDSTLSGGLSPCAGNTSSTNSSRDSSPCRDPPEPFALASHSLIQSSKPPIVVRRGPRGFGFTIHTVRVYYGDTDYYTMHHLVSAVTEQGAAWAAGLRAGDLITQLNGEAVQGLLHTQVLRLLLAAPHATVRATPLDQTTIQAGGRRRMGGGRRASAPPRPRPRRRCSLFRRISSKRASQEMHQIVSGAAAAAECPPSPSSPCGDSPLGAAHLHQRPSSLHGLKHKLVAGSGSTEVRRASLQHMPLSPLARTPSPQPHSPTGFPKNPRENRVEARSPSPLCARDCTRRAWARRDPASPLLRRALSPDRLHPRSAESKCSISPLCCAGTAARTRGGSVWRPPAPPTPPPPSADDPLPRIAEEKDSPTHHARNISRTPGKQTTPSIFTSSPKTGADKARARENFDSSASFASLSLSDDSYPMADTSTELSKIDTTLDQSVDKLTLDDSRSSIDSAATSDEKSKKLNNTQESTQSTSEPQAKTRKKSDASLKDEDFKRDKKNKQDKPELKKQDSFKNKPELKKQDSFKKLEKADSKEEKTMPQIQEVSQKVEEKSAKSETKIERVGSVKKTESKQEKEQKKAEKAESKRQEKIESKKEANKKSEALKRQESVDALKSPEPQESSEGRVKNSMVSKLLGVMGRKGRDDDDGKHAKKQDKYAKKKGNPPANPPQVPGKQPDAGASSDKSNEKPDSIDDKKARKGRGRASSSSSSEK; encoded by the exons GTGGGCGGCGGTCGCTGCAGCTCCCCCGGCACTGGGCCACTGTCGCCAGCGGACGGACCCCGATGGCCGCACGCTCATCATGCCCACCCGCTCCACCATGCCCTGTTGTCGTCCAGTGTGAAGCGGGGAAAGGAACT AGACGGGCGGCGGTGGTCGGTGGCGTCGCTACCGTCGTCGGGCTACGGGACCACGCCAGGCAGCTCTAGTCTTTCT TCGCAATGCTCGTCCCAGGAGCGCCTCCTCGCGGCGCAGGCAGTCTGCGAGCCGCGCGGCTGCCCGCACTGCCAGCAGCACCAGAACTCGCTCAA CGGCTCCCAAGGCAGCGGCATGAACAACTGGGCGTCGCTGTCAGACAGCGGCGGCAGCGGCCCCCGCGCGCCCTCCCCGCGcagccccgcgcgccgcctgcGCAGCCGCAGCCtcag TTCCCCATCGCGCTCGCCAGGCGGCGCcacggcggcgggcggcggcgagggcgACGCGGTCACCGCCATGTCGGCGCTGTTCGCGCACCGCTTCCCGCAGGCGCAGCGGGCCATGGACGACAA ATTACGCGCCTTGATCGAGGAGTTGACAGAGTTGGACAAGAAGCCAGACCGACCGCCGATCGAGCGATTTGTTCAGCGACAG gTGTTAGAAATGGCGCGGGACTGTTTACACAAATCGGAGTCGAAACAAGTGACAAGCAGTTATTTCTACGACATGGCGGATAGTCTCGACCGACTGCTGGCTGAG ACCCGCGAGAAATCCGCCGAGGCCGGCAACCACGTGGCGCCGCTAGTCCTACGTCTAGTGCTAGCCATGGCGCGGCCGGCCCGCCTGCTCGAGTGTCTCGAGTTCGATCCCGAGCGGTTCTACCGACTACTGGAGGCGGCTGAGGGACACGCGAGACATACTCAG GGCCTAACGACGGACATCCCCCAGTACATAATCCACAAGCTGGGCTTGTCTCGAGACCCGTTAGCGGAACTCaacgcgccgccaccgccgccaccgccacaGAACTTCTCTCCATCCaa AACGAAAGGCCGTCACTCGCCgccgggcggcgcgggcggggcgcCCCCCTCCGAAAACGACTACCACGTGATCAAGCTCATCTCGAACGGGGCGTATGGAGCGGTCTACCTGGTTAAACACAAGCAGACGCGCCAGAG ATATGCCATGAAGAAGATCAGTAAGAACAACTTAATGTTAAGAAACCAGGTGGAGCAGGCGTTCGCTGAACGAGACATACTCAGCTTTGCTGATAATCCTTTTGTG GTAACAATGTACTGCTCGTTCGAGACCAAACGCCACCTCTGTCTCATCATGGAGTTCGTGGAAGGCGGCGACTGCGCTACACTACTGCGCGCCGGCCCGCTGCCCCCCGACATGGCACGACACTACTTCGCCGAGGCTGTCCTAGCCGTGGAGTATTTGCACTCTTATGGGATCGTGCACAGAGACCTCAAGCCCGACAA TTTGCTCATCACTGCAACTGGCCACATAAAGCTGACCGACTTTGGACTCAGTAAAATGGGTCTCATGTCGT TGGCGACGAATCTATACGAAGAGTATGCGGACCGCGAGGCCAGGCAGTTCTCGGATAAGCAGGTTTGCGGGACGCCCGAGTACATCGCGCCCGAGGTCATATTGAGACAg GGTTACGGCAAGCCGGTGGACTGGTGGTCGATGGGCATCATCCTGTACGAGTTCCTGGTGGGCTGCGTGCCCTTCTTCGGAGACACTCCCGAGGAGCTGTTCGCGCACACTGTCAACG ACGACATCGAGTGGCCTTCAGAGGACGACTTCCCGATAGCAGTGGAAGCCCGCACGATAATCACGGAGCTGTTGGCGCGCAACCCGCGCGACCGCCTCGGCACCGGCGGCACGCATCAAGTTAAA GAGCACTTATACTTCTGTGGTCTGGACTGGAACAACCTACTGCGGAGAAAAGCAGAGTTCATTCCTCAACTTGAAAACGATGAAGACACTAGCTACTTCGACA GCCGCTGCGACCGCTACAACCACAGCGAAGTGGAAAcggacgaggcgggcggctcCGAGGGTACTACTGACGAGGGCGCGGTGTTCGCGGCCTTCAGCAGCACCAGCCCGCAgtggcggcggcagcggcacTCCGCCCTGCTGCAGAGCGAGAAG AGCACGGACAGCTGGCCGGGCACGCCCGACAGCGCGGGCCCGCCCACCACGCCCACCGCGCCGCTGCATCATCACCCCAAGTGCCCT GTGATAGGCGCCAGCACAGCCACGTCCACGGCGGAGTCTTCCCAGACGGACTCTGACGACGTGTCGCcgggcgcgcgccgccgccccccgccccgGGCTGTCGCGCATCTAGAGACGTCGCATAGCCT CACGGAAAAGACAACAGCGGACAAGAAGAAAGAACCCAGCACGACCGTCAGCACGATAGACAGAATAGACAAGATAGACCGAGTAGACAAGATAGAACGAGTAGACAAGATAGACAGAGTGGACAGCCGGAGCAAGATGCCGCCACTGGTCAAGTCGCTGAGGAGATCTGCGAGTACTTCGGGACTGTCGCTGGTTATACATCCTG CGGACGACAGCACGCTAAGCGGCGGCCTGTCGCCGTGCGCCGGCAACACGTCGTCGACGAACTCGTCGCGCGACTCGTCGCCGTGTCGCGACCCGCCCGAGCCCTTCGCGCTCGCCTCGCACTC GTTGATCCAGAGTTCCAAGCCTCCCATAGTGGTGCGGCGCGGGCCTCGCGGGTTCGGCTTCACCATACACACAGTGCGAGTGTACTACGGGGATACGGATTACTATACTATGCACCATTTGGTCTCG GCGGTGACGGAGCAGGGCGCGGCGTGGGCAGCAGGCCTGCGCGCCGGCGACCTCATCACGCAGCTCAACGGGGAGGCAGTGCAGGGGTTGTTGCACACACAG GTGTTAAGGTTGCTGTTAGCCGCGCCCCACGCTACGGTCAGAGCTACTCCGCTGGATCAGACTACTATACAG GCGGGCGGCAGACGTCGCatgggcggcgggcggcgcgcctcggcgcccccgcgcccgcgcccgcgccgccgctgctCGCTGTTCCGCCGCATCTCCAGCAAGAGAGCCTCGCAGGAGATGCACCAG ATAGTGtcaggcgcggcggcggcggcggagtgccccccctccccctcctCCCCGTGCGGAGACTCCCCCCTCGGTGCCGCGCATCTGCACCAGCG GCCGTCATCCCTCCACGGCCTCAAACACAAGCTGGTGGCGGGCTCGGGCTCCACGGAGGTGAGACGGGCGTCGCTGCAACACATGCCGCTGTCGCCGCTGGCTCGGACGCCGTCGCCGCAGCCGCATAGTCCTACTGG CTTTCCCAAAAATCCACGGGAAAA CCGTGTGGAGGCGCGTAGCCCCTCCCCGCTCTGCGCCAGAGATTGTACCAGGCGGGCGTGGGCGCGGCGCGACCCGGCGTCGCCACTGCTGCGACGCGCCTTGTCGCCAGACAG ACTGCACCCGCGCTCAGCCGAGAGCAAGTGCTCCATCTCCCCGCTGTGCTGCGCGGGCACGGCGGCTCGAACCCGCGGGGGCTCCGTGTggcgcccccccgcgccccccacGCCCCCGCCGCCCTCCGCCGACGACCCCCTGCCGAGGATAGCCGAGGAGAAGGACTCGCCGACGCACCATGCTAGGAATATCAG TAGAACACCAGGCAAGCAGACCACGCCCTCCATCTTCACATCCTCGCCCAAAACCGGCGCGGACAAGGCGAGAGCGAGAGAGAACTTCGACTCGAGCGCCTCCTTCgcgtctctctctctctccgaCGACTCGTATCCCATGGCCGACACGTCCACTGAGCTGTCGAAGATCGATACTACGCTGGATCAGAGTGTTG ATAAACTTACATTAGACGACAGTCGCTCAAGCATAGACTCCGCTGCGACATCTGACGAGAAGTCAAAGAAACTGAACAACACACAAGAGTCAACCCAGTCAACAAGCGAGCCCCAAGCGAAAACACGCAAGAAGTCAGACGCAAGCCTCAAAGATGAAGACTTCAAACGAGACAAGAAGAACAAACAGGATAAACCAGAACTGAAGAAACAAGACTCGTTCAAAAACAAACCTGAACTCAAGAAACAAGACTCCTTTAAGAAGCTTGAAAAAGCCGATTcgaaagaagaaaaaacgaTGCCCCAAATACAAGAAGTCAGTCAGAAAGTCGAAGAGAAATCTGCGAAGTCAGAGACTAAAATAGAGAGAGTTGGTTCTGTTAAGAAGACAGAGTCTAAACAGGAAAAAGAACAAAAGAAAGCGGAAAAAGCAGAAAGCAAGAGACAGGAGAAGATTGAGTCCAAGAAAGAAGCTAATAAGAAGAGTGAAGCTTTGAAGAGACAAGAGTCTGTTGATGCTTTGAAA TCACCAGAGCCCCAGGAGTCGTCGGAAGGTCGCGTGAAGAACAGCATGGTCAGCAAACTGCTGGGGGTGATGGGACGCAAGGGACGCGATGACGACGACGGCAAACACGCGAAGAAGCAGGACAAATATGCCAAGAAAAAG GGAAACCCGCCAGCCAACCCACCTCAGGTACCAGGCAAGCAGCCGGACGCAGGAGCTTCTTCCGACAAGAGCAACGAAAAACCAGACAGCATCGACGACAAGAAGGCGAGAAAGGGACGGGGTCGCGCCTCCAGCTCATCTTCTAGCGAGAAGTGA
- the LOC105387780 gene encoding microtubule-associated serine/threonine-protein kinase 3 isoform X7, translating to MDRRCSQSVRTLVFDDSDSDLPKNGQKKELSSSLGPSSLGQSIEEDGPGASRGSLLRMRRSALGKSAPTLSMHAQKEQCVVSRRPSRLPPPPPHHRLSLVVGGGRCSSPGTGPLSPADGPRWPHAHHAHPLHHALLSSSVKRGKELTKDIDGRRWSVASLPSSGYGTTPGSSSLSSQCSSQERLLAAQAVCEPRGCPHCQQHQNSLNGSQGSGMNNWASLSDSGGSGPRAPSPRSPARRLRSRSLSSPSRSPGGATAAGGGEGDAVTAMSALFAHRFPQAQRAMDDKLRALIEELTELDKKPDRPPIERFVQRQVLEMARDCLHKSESKQVTSSYFYDMADSLDRLLAETREKSAEAGNHVAPLVLRLVLAMARPARLLECLEFDPERFYRLLEAAEGHARHTQGLTTDIPQYIIHKLGLSRDPLAELNAPPPPPPPQNFSPSKTKGRHSPPGGAGGAPPSENDYHVIKLISNGAYGAVYLVKHKQTRQRYAMKKISKNNLMLRNQVEQAFAERDILSFADNPFVVTMYCSFETKRHLCLIMEFVEGGDCATLLRAGPLPPDMARHYFAEAVLAVEYLHSYGIVHRDLKPDNLLITATGHIKLTDFGLSKMGLMSLATNLYEEYADREARQFSDKQVCGTPEYIAPEVILRQGYGKPVDWWSMGIILYEFLVGCVPFFGDTPEELFAHTVNDDIEWPSEDDFPIAVEARTIITELLARNPRDRLGTGGTHQVKEHLYFCGLDWNNLLRRKAEFIPQLENDEDTSYFDSRCDRYNHSEVETDEAGGSEGTTDEGAVFAAFSSTSPQWRRQRHSALLQSEKSTDSWPGTPDSAGPPTTPTAPLHHHPKCPVIGASTATSTAESSQTDSDDVSPGARRRPPPRAVAHLETSHSLTEKTTADKKKEPSTTVSTIDRIDKIDRVDKIERVDKIDRVDSRSKMPPLVKSLRRSASTSGLSLVIHPADDSTLSGGLSPCAGNTSSTNSSRDSSPCRDPPEPFALASHSLIQSSKPPIVVRRGPRGFGFTIHTVRVYYGDTDYYTMHHLVSAVTEQGAAWAAGLRAGDLITQLNGEAVQGLLHTQVLRLLLAAPHATVRATPLDQTTIQAGGRRRMGGGRRASAPPRPRPRRRCSLFRRISSKRASQEMHQIVSGAAAAAECPPSPSSPCGDSPLGAAHLHQRLHPRSAESKCSISPLCCAGTAARTRGGSVWRPPAPPTPPPPSADDPLPRIAEEKDSPTHHARNISRTPGKQTTPSIFTSSPKTGADKARARENFDSSASFASLSLSDDSYPMADTSTELSKIDTTLDQSVDKLTLDDSRSSIDSAATSDEKSKKLNNTQESTQSTSEPQAKTRKKSDASLKDEDFKRDKKNKQDKPELKKQDSFKNKPELKKQDSFKKLEKADSKEEKTMPQIQEVSQKVEEKSAKSETKIERVGSVKKTESKQEKEQKKAEKAESKRQEKIESKKEANKKSEALKRQESVDALKSPEPQESSEGRVKNSMVSKLLGVMGRKGRDDDDGKHAKKQDKYAKKKGNPPANPPQVPGKQPDAGASSDKSNEKPDSIDDKKARKGRGRASSSSSSEK from the exons GTGGGCGGCGGTCGCTGCAGCTCCCCCGGCACTGGGCCACTGTCGCCAGCGGACGGACCCCGATGGCCGCACGCTCATCATGCCCACCCGCTCCACCATGCCCTGTTGTCGTCCAGTGTGAAGCGGGGAAAGGAACT AACAAAAGACAT AGACGGGCGGCGGTGGTCGGTGGCGTCGCTACCGTCGTCGGGCTACGGGACCACGCCAGGCAGCTCTAGTCTTTCT TCGCAATGCTCGTCCCAGGAGCGCCTCCTCGCGGCGCAGGCAGTCTGCGAGCCGCGCGGCTGCCCGCACTGCCAGCAGCACCAGAACTCGCTCAA CGGCTCCCAAGGCAGCGGCATGAACAACTGGGCGTCGCTGTCAGACAGCGGCGGCAGCGGCCCCCGCGCGCCCTCCCCGCGcagccccgcgcgccgcctgcGCAGCCGCAGCCtcag TTCCCCATCGCGCTCGCCAGGCGGCGCcacggcggcgggcggcggcgagggcgACGCGGTCACCGCCATGTCGGCGCTGTTCGCGCACCGCTTCCCGCAGGCGCAGCGGGCCATGGACGACAA ATTACGCGCCTTGATCGAGGAGTTGACAGAGTTGGACAAGAAGCCAGACCGACCGCCGATCGAGCGATTTGTTCAGCGACAG gTGTTAGAAATGGCGCGGGACTGTTTACACAAATCGGAGTCGAAACAAGTGACAAGCAGTTATTTCTACGACATGGCGGATAGTCTCGACCGACTGCTGGCTGAG ACCCGCGAGAAATCCGCCGAGGCCGGCAACCACGTGGCGCCGCTAGTCCTACGTCTAGTGCTAGCCATGGCGCGGCCGGCCCGCCTGCTCGAGTGTCTCGAGTTCGATCCCGAGCGGTTCTACCGACTACTGGAGGCGGCTGAGGGACACGCGAGACATACTCAG GGCCTAACGACGGACATCCCCCAGTACATAATCCACAAGCTGGGCTTGTCTCGAGACCCGTTAGCGGAACTCaacgcgccgccaccgccgccaccgccacaGAACTTCTCTCCATCCaa AACGAAAGGCCGTCACTCGCCgccgggcggcgcgggcggggcgcCCCCCTCCGAAAACGACTACCACGTGATCAAGCTCATCTCGAACGGGGCGTATGGAGCGGTCTACCTGGTTAAACACAAGCAGACGCGCCAGAG ATATGCCATGAAGAAGATCAGTAAGAACAACTTAATGTTAAGAAACCAGGTGGAGCAGGCGTTCGCTGAACGAGACATACTCAGCTTTGCTGATAATCCTTTTGTG GTAACAATGTACTGCTCGTTCGAGACCAAACGCCACCTCTGTCTCATCATGGAGTTCGTGGAAGGCGGCGACTGCGCTACACTACTGCGCGCCGGCCCGCTGCCCCCCGACATGGCACGACACTACTTCGCCGAGGCTGTCCTAGCCGTGGAGTATTTGCACTCTTATGGGATCGTGCACAGAGACCTCAAGCCCGACAA TTTGCTCATCACTGCAACTGGCCACATAAAGCTGACCGACTTTGGACTCAGTAAAATGGGTCTCATGTCGT TGGCGACGAATCTATACGAAGAGTATGCGGACCGCGAGGCCAGGCAGTTCTCGGATAAGCAGGTTTGCGGGACGCCCGAGTACATCGCGCCCGAGGTCATATTGAGACAg GGTTACGGCAAGCCGGTGGACTGGTGGTCGATGGGCATCATCCTGTACGAGTTCCTGGTGGGCTGCGTGCCCTTCTTCGGAGACACTCCCGAGGAGCTGTTCGCGCACACTGTCAACG ACGACATCGAGTGGCCTTCAGAGGACGACTTCCCGATAGCAGTGGAAGCCCGCACGATAATCACGGAGCTGTTGGCGCGCAACCCGCGCGACCGCCTCGGCACCGGCGGCACGCATCAAGTTAAA GAGCACTTATACTTCTGTGGTCTGGACTGGAACAACCTACTGCGGAGAAAAGCAGAGTTCATTCCTCAACTTGAAAACGATGAAGACACTAGCTACTTCGACA GCCGCTGCGACCGCTACAACCACAGCGAAGTGGAAAcggacgaggcgggcggctcCGAGGGTACTACTGACGAGGGCGCGGTGTTCGCGGCCTTCAGCAGCACCAGCCCGCAgtggcggcggcagcggcacTCCGCCCTGCTGCAGAGCGAGAAG AGCACGGACAGCTGGCCGGGCACGCCCGACAGCGCGGGCCCGCCCACCACGCCCACCGCGCCGCTGCATCATCACCCCAAGTGCCCT GTGATAGGCGCCAGCACAGCCACGTCCACGGCGGAGTCTTCCCAGACGGACTCTGACGACGTGTCGCcgggcgcgcgccgccgccccccgccccgGGCTGTCGCGCATCTAGAGACGTCGCATAGCCT CACGGAAAAGACAACAGCGGACAAGAAGAAAGAACCCAGCACGACCGTCAGCACGATAGACAGAATAGACAAGATAGACCGAGTAGACAAGATAGAACGAGTAGACAAGATAGACAGAGTGGACAGCCGGAGCAAGATGCCGCCACTGGTCAAGTCGCTGAGGAGATCTGCGAGTACTTCGGGACTGTCGCTGGTTATACATCCTG CGGACGACAGCACGCTAAGCGGCGGCCTGTCGCCGTGCGCCGGCAACACGTCGTCGACGAACTCGTCGCGCGACTCGTCGCCGTGTCGCGACCCGCCCGAGCCCTTCGCGCTCGCCTCGCACTC GTTGATCCAGAGTTCCAAGCCTCCCATAGTGGTGCGGCGCGGGCCTCGCGGGTTCGGCTTCACCATACACACAGTGCGAGTGTACTACGGGGATACGGATTACTATACTATGCACCATTTGGTCTCG GCGGTGACGGAGCAGGGCGCGGCGTGGGCAGCAGGCCTGCGCGCCGGCGACCTCATCACGCAGCTCAACGGGGAGGCAGTGCAGGGGTTGTTGCACACACAG GTGTTAAGGTTGCTGTTAGCCGCGCCCCACGCTACGGTCAGAGCTACTCCGCTGGATCAGACTACTATACAG GCGGGCGGCAGACGTCGCatgggcggcgggcggcgcgcctcggcgcccccgcgcccgcgcccgcgccgccgctgctCGCTGTTCCGCCGCATCTCCAGCAAGAGAGCCTCGCAGGAGATGCACCAG ATAGTGtcaggcgcggcggcggcggcggagtgccccccctccccctcctCCCCGTGCGGAGACTCCCCCCTCGGTGCCGCGCATCTGCACCAGCG ACTGCACCCGCGCTCAGCCGAGAGCAAGTGCTCCATCTCCCCGCTGTGCTGCGCGGGCACGGCGGCTCGAACCCGCGGGGGCTCCGTGTggcgcccccccgcgccccccacGCCCCCGCCGCCCTCCGCCGACGACCCCCTGCCGAGGATAGCCGAGGAGAAGGACTCGCCGACGCACCATGCTAGGAATATCAG TAGAACACCAGGCAAGCAGACCACGCCCTCCATCTTCACATCCTCGCCCAAAACCGGCGCGGACAAGGCGAGAGCGAGAGAGAACTTCGACTCGAGCGCCTCCTTCgcgtctctctctctctccgaCGACTCGTATCCCATGGCCGACACGTCCACTGAGCTGTCGAAGATCGATACTACGCTGGATCAGAGTGTTG ATAAACTTACATTAGACGACAGTCGCTCAAGCATAGACTCCGCTGCGACATCTGACGAGAAGTCAAAGAAACTGAACAACACACAAGAGTCAACCCAGTCAACAAGCGAGCCCCAAGCGAAAACACGCAAGAAGTCAGACGCAAGCCTCAAAGATGAAGACTTCAAACGAGACAAGAAGAACAAACAGGATAAACCAGAACTGAAGAAACAAGACTCGTTCAAAAACAAACCTGAACTCAAGAAACAAGACTCCTTTAAGAAGCTTGAAAAAGCCGATTcgaaagaagaaaaaacgaTGCCCCAAATACAAGAAGTCAGTCAGAAAGTCGAAGAGAAATCTGCGAAGTCAGAGACTAAAATAGAGAGAGTTGGTTCTGTTAAGAAGACAGAGTCTAAACAGGAAAAAGAACAAAAGAAAGCGGAAAAAGCAGAAAGCAAGAGACAGGAGAAGATTGAGTCCAAGAAAGAAGCTAATAAGAAGAGTGAAGCTTTGAAGAGACAAGAGTCTGTTGATGCTTTGAAA TCACCAGAGCCCCAGGAGTCGTCGGAAGGTCGCGTGAAGAACAGCATGGTCAGCAAACTGCTGGGGGTGATGGGACGCAAGGGACGCGATGACGACGACGGCAAACACGCGAAGAAGCAGGACAAATATGCCAAGAAAAAG GGAAACCCGCCAGCCAACCCACCTCAGGTACCAGGCAAGCAGCCGGACGCAGGAGCTTCTTCCGACAAGAGCAACGAAAAACCAGACAGCATCGACGACAAGAAGGCGAGAAAGGGACGGGGTCGCGCCTCCAGCTCATCTTCTAGCGAGAAGTGA